The region TCTACTGTTTTAAGGCGCAGCAGCTTTTCGATTTTTTAAAGGAAGTGAAGAACGACAACAAAAAAGGCGAATATTACCTGACGGACATAATATCCGTTTTCAGAAAGCGGAACCTTAAAATAGGATCCGTAAATGCATCGGGCGAGGATGAGGCCTACGGCATAAATTCCAAAGAGGAGCTTGCCAAGGCTGAGAGGATATTGAACTTAAGGGCGATCGAAAAGTTTATGACGGAAGGGGTAAGCATAATAGACCCCCAGAATACTTATATCGACATAAACTGCAAGATGGGCCAGGACACTGTAATTAAGCCTTTTACTATAATAGAAGAGGGCGTTACCATAGGCTCGGGTTGCGTAGTAGGCCCTTTTGCGCGGCTCAGGAAGGGCACGGTTTTGGCGGATAATGTCGAGATAGGAAATTTTGTGGAGCTCGTGAGGTGCGATATAGGCCTCGGCACCACAATAAAGCACCACACATATGTAGGAGACGCAATTATAGGTAAAAATGTAAACATAGGCGCCGGTACAATTACCGCGAATTACGACGGAAAGACAAAACAGAAGACTATAATAAAAGATGGCGCCTTCATAGGAAGCGGTACGATATTCGTAGCGCCTGTAGTGGTAGGAAAGAAGGCCGTTACCGGCGCGGGAAGCGTACTTACAAAG is a window of Candidatus Omnitrophota bacterium DNA encoding:
- a CDS encoding NTP transferase domain-containing protein, which encodes MSKGQACFGKGGPEENSVMKDTACIILAAGRGTRMKSPLAKVLHKIAGKTMIERALELVKPFSFKPLITITGYKSEEVAKFCGDAKVVKQKSLLGSADAVMSARSALSKFKGDIVILYADVPLVRQSTIYELVEAHKKNNAFCTFLTAKMKDPTGYGRVLRDDNDNIARIVEEKEASLYDKAIEEVNVGVYCFKAQQLFDFLKEVKNDNKKGEYYLTDIISVFRKRNLKIGSVNASGEDEAYGINSKEELAKAERILNLRAIEKFMTEGVSIIDPQNTYIDINCKMGQDTVIKPFTIIEEGVTIGSGCVVGPFARLRKGTVLADNVEIGNFVELVRCDIGLGTTIKHHTYVGDAIIGKNVNIGAGTITANYDGKTKQKTIIKDGAFIGSGTIFVAPVVVGKKAVTGAGSVLTKNTSVPDKGVFVGIPARPLKRR